Genomic DNA from Hordeum vulgare subsp. vulgare chromosome 2H, MorexV3_pseudomolecules_assembly, whole genome shotgun sequence:
ctcatgggcaagatgactaaaactccgttctccggaacaatggagcgtgccagtgacttgttggaaatcatacataccgatgtgtgcggttcgatgagcgtggaggcacgcggccgatatcgttattttctcaccactgacgatttgagtagatatggttatgtctacttaatgaagcacaagcctgaaacatttgaaaagttcaagcaatttcagagtgaagttgaaaatcatcgtaactagaagatcaagttcctacggtctgatcgtgggggtgaatatctgagtttcgagtttggttctcagttaagacaatgtggaattgtttcatagttgacaccgcctggaacaccacagcgtaatggtgtgtccgaacgtcgtaatcgtactttattagagatggtgcaatctatgatgtctcttaccgatttgccgttatcgttttggggttatgcattagacacagctgcattcactttaaatagggcaccatcaaaatctgttgagacgacaccatacgaactgtggtatggcaaaaggccaaagttgtcgtttcttaaagtttggggatgtgatggttacgtgaaaaagcttcagcctgaaaagctggaacccaaagcggaaaagagcatcttcataggtcacccaaaagagacaggtgggtacaccttctatctcaaatccgatggcaaagtgtttgttgctaaaaacggagcttttctcgagaaggagtttctctcgagagaattgagtgggaggaagatagaacttgatgaggttgtcgaacttctgatccctctggatggtggcgcagggcaaggggaaacccctgtcgttgcgaagccggttgaggaggaagttaatgatgatgatcatgaaactccggttcaagttcctatcaaaccacgcaggtcgacgagaccacgtgctgctccagagtggtacggtaatcctgttttgtcaatcatgttgttagacaacaatgaacctgcaaattatgaagaagcaatggtgggcccagattccaacaaatggctggaggccatgaagtccgagatagggtccatgtatgaaaacaaagtgtggactttggaagtactacctgagggccgcaaggctattcagaacaaatggatctttaagaaaaagacggacgctgacggcaatgtgaccgtttataaagctcgacttgtggcaaagggtttttcacaagttcaaggagttgactacgatgagacattctcacccgtagagatgcttaagtccgtcagaatcatgttagcaatagctgcatctttcgattatgaaatctggcacatggatgtcaaaacggcgttccttaacggtttcctaaaggaagagttgtatgtgatgcaacccgaaggttttgtcgatcctaagaatgctaacaaagtgtgcaagctccagcgatccatttatggactggtgcaagcatctcggagttggaacaaacgctttgatgaggtgatcaaagcatttgggtttatacaagtggttggagaatcttgtatttacaagaaagtgagtgggagctctctggcgtttctaatattatatgtggatgacatattgctgattggaaacaacatagagtttttggagagcataaaggattacttgaataaaagtttctctatgaaggaccttggagagtttttggagagcataaaggattacttgaacaacatagagtttctctatgaaggacctaggacaagctgcttacattctaggcattaagatctacagggatagatcgaaacgcctgataggactttcacaaagcacataccttgataaagttttgaagaggttcaaaatggaacagtccaagaaagggttctagccagttttacaaggtacgagattgagtaagactcagtgcccagcaactgataaagatagagagcatatgagcaccgtcccctatgcttcaaccataggatctatcatgtatgcaatgttgtgcactagaacggacgttagcctggccataagtatggcaggcaggttctagagtaatccaggagtggatcactggacggcggtcaagaatatcctgaagtacctgaaaaggactaaggagatgtttctcgtgtatggaggtgacgaagagctcgccgtaaagggttacgtcgatgcaagctttgacacagatccggatgactctaagtcgcagaccggatacgtatttattcttaatgggggtgcggtaagctggtgcagttccaagcaaagcgtcgtagctgattctacatgtgaagcggagtacatggctgcctcggaggcggctaaggagggtgtctggatgaagcagttcatgacagatcttggagtggtgccaagcgcactgaatccaataaccttgttctgtgacaacacgggtgtcattgccttagcaaaggaaccacggtttcacaagaagaccagacacatcaatagacgcttcaacctcatccgcgactacgtcgaaggggaggacgtaaatatatgcaaagtgcacacagatctgaatgtagcagacccgctgactaaacctcttccacgggcaaagcatgatcaacaccagaactgtatgggtgttaaatctattacaatgtaattcgcatgatgatgtgagggctagattattgactctagtgcaagtgggagactgttggaattatgccctagaggcaataataaatatagttattattataattcctgtatgaagataattgtttattatccatgctataattgtattgaatgaagacttatatacatgtgtggatacatagacaaaacactgtccctagcaagcctctagttggctagccagttgatcaaagatagtcagggtcttctgattatatacaaggtgttgttgcttgataactggatcacgtcattaggagaatcatgtgatggactagacccaaactaatagacgtagcatgttgatcgtgtcattttgttgctactgttttctgcgtgtcaagtatttgttcctatgaccatgagatcatataactcactgacaccagaggaatgctttgtgtgtatcaaacgtcgcaacgtaactgggtgactataaagatgctctacaggtatctccgaaggtgttcgttgagttagtatggatcgagactgggatttgtcactccgtgtgacggagaggtatctcggggcccactcggtaatacaacatcacacacaagccttgcaagcaatgtgacttagtgtaagttgcgggatcttgtattacggaacgagtaaagagactcgccggtaaacgagattgaaataggtatgcggatactgacgatcaaatctcgggcaagtaacataccgaaggacaaagggaatgacatacgggattatatgaatccttggcactgaggttcaaacgataagatcttcgtagaatatgtgggatacaatatgggaatctaggtcccgctattggatattgaccgaggagtcactcgggtcatgtctacatagttctcgaacccgcagggtctgcacacttaaggttcgacgttgttttatgcgtatttgagttatatggttggttaccgcatgttgttcggagtcccggatgagatcacggacgtcacgagggtttccggaatggtccggaaatgaagattgatatataggatgacctcatttgattaccggaaggttttcggagttaccgggaatgtaccgggaatgacgaatgggttccgggtgttcaccgggggggaaacccaccccagggaagcccataggccttgggggtggctcaccagcccttggtgggctggtgggacagcccaagaaggccctatgcaccaaggatagaaactcaaagagaaaagaaaaaaaaagaggtgggaaaggagagaaggactcccctttccaatcctagttggactaggattggaggaggactcctcctccccttggtgcgcagcccttggggctccttgagcctcaaggcaagcctcccctccctcctcctatatatatggagcaattagggctgatttgatacaacttttcaagggcagcccgaccacatacctccgcggttttacctctagatcgcgtttctgcggagctcgggcggagccctgccgagattagatcaccaccaacctccggagcgccgtcacgctgccggagaactcatctacctctctgtctctcttgctggatcaagaaggccgagatcatcgtcgagctgtacgtgtgctgaacgcggaggtgccgtccgttcggccctagatcgtgggacggttcgtgggacggttcgcggggtggatcgagggacgtgaggacgttccactacatcaaccgcgtgcattaacgcttctgctgtgcgatctacaagggtacgtagatcggaaatcccctctcgtagagggacatcaccatgataggtcttcgtgcgcgtaggaaaatctctgtttcccatgcgacgttccccaacacctctaacatgcgctcgaacttcaacttcttcctttcactttcgcattctctctgtgcatcgacaatgacccaacgaagatcatcatcgagcaCATCGTTtggtgcctcttgatcttcagcttcccgcgTTGCAGTATCACGGTATTCAGGGAACATAGGATCtccatagttgtcatcatcctcttcttcttcattgtcttccatcataggccctctttctccgtgctcggTCCAAACATAATAGTGGGGCATGAAATCCTAATCAAGCAGGTGGATGTAAAGGGTTTTTGGGGAAGAGTAATCCTTCGTATTCACACAGTTAACACATGGAcaatacataaaaccattctgcttggttGCCTCGGCCACACCGAGAAAATTACGCAGGCCCATCATGTACTACGAAGTGCGCcggtcactgtacatccattggtggttcatctctattatgaaattaagtatatataaGACAATTGCAGAACATCACGAATAAAGAAATGACCAAATTGATACAAGATCataatcacattaaaaccaaagtacattaGTGATCAAATATGATTactgaaaaaataaataaataaagttcatatatagttctcataaaacaacatacaactatgtaaaacatttaaatgcaacaacaaatgtgatcaaaattgcaactaaggtaacaattgacctaacatcataatgataccaagcctctttatcaatgacatgttttctaatattcctaatcttcaagcgcattgcatccatcttccgttgcatccatcttgatcttgtgatcatcgacgacatcggcaacatgcaactccaattacatattcttgtcctcaattattttcaatttttctacaagtaattgttttctttttcaacttaattcaacctctcgacaagagggtcgattggaattttcggttcacatacctcctagataaaaacattcatgtcacgttggccagcataattgtcataaacactaaatgaagcaaatagttataaaagataatataccacatcttaATCATAGTCCGGACGAGGGCTCAcgtgggcggataccaaaaccatcgcactatataataacaaacaataataaaagtaagaaatttatacaagtatctatctaaatcatacaagtaatatttttttttttaaaaaaaggtaagaacaagaggctcaccacggtggtgccggcgacgagatcggcgcgagcgatcgacaacggtgaggacggggacgggacggCACCATACACGTGTGCAAActataagaagttaatttgagctcagattgtgcatctaaatcaaaagagCTGCCACATACACTCCTAGagtaaaacccacaaaccactctacttttagagcatttgaaatgagctaaactagtagtgagagatcaaaggatgaagtagctaaccttttagaacacttgtgtagttggtgcactgCCAAACCTAGAGAAATCTTGAGGAAAtctgagcttggaggtcgagcttgcataataaaaagcttaagtgtggcttgggcatttcatcgaataCCTCATTTGCATGCATAGAACGGTGGCAAGAGTAGGGCATGCACACCTCTCAGAgggccaaaaaacagaggagagggtggaggggcgagagtatatataggcatctctttggtcccggttgatggCCAGAACCAGGATAGAAGACTGACCTTCAGCCCCGGTTCCaccgaccaaccgggactaaaggttctgcgccaggagcgaggaccattggtctttGTTCGTGTCTGGAACAGCGACCAAAGGGGTTAGACAAACCGGGACACTCGCCCGGCCGGCGCACTAGCCTCACGAACCGGTACTGGTGTTTCCATTGGTCCCGATTTGTAACAGAACTAGGATTAAAGCCCTTTCATCGGTTGGGCCAAAGTCCTATTTTTCACTAGTACATAAACAAGCTGGATCAAGGccgtatatcaaaagaaccagatATAATTCTTTACAGGGTCGTCGAGTGTACATGCCTAAATTATTTTCAACGGCTTACTAATGCTTTGTGCTTTGGGTCTCGTATTTGTGCAATTTGTCCTTTTGTTCTTCTTACGTTTCTCATAAAAACGACCTACCATACCCAATAGAGAAGAAATTAGAGGCAATCAGAACAACCATTAGCTTTCTTTCTAGAACAACCATTAGGTAGGCATATATATTGGTTCGGAAGGAGTAACCAAGCGCTCACACTAACAACGAAACATATCAGAAATCATAACATAACATATTTGTAGGTAGTGATTACATGCTAGTAGATTGCTCCACTAACTATTGAGTACTTCCAGTAGAATTATGGAGTCCTTTATTAGGAGACGCCTAGTAAAAACCCTATAAATGAAAAGAAACACAAGTGACGTGGAATATTAGTGGAATGAAGATATTAGAAATGTGTGATGGGCTCCAATTCTAGCTTGTTCGAAAAGGAAATTTAGGGGTATCCGGCGCTGCCGGATCCGGATCCGCTACCTCCACCACCGCCAGACCCACCATTGCtgctgccaccgccaccgccacccgtTCCAGCACCAGTTCCAGTGGCATAGCCTTGACCGTAGGAACCAGTGCTACCAGTCTGTCCGCCCCCAATGCCTGAGCCAGAACCAACTCCCATGCTTGGACCTTGAGCTACGCCTCCGCCTTGGCCACCACCGTTGCCGCTGCCACTTCCACTCGCATTGCCTCCCGAAGTGTCATCGCTGGCGGCCTGTCCACCTCCAGCACCATTACCACCTCCATTTCCACcgtcgccgccaccaccgccagTGCCAGCACCGCCAGCATCAGAGTAGCTGACACCACCAGCAGAAGGAGCTACAGCAGGGGCGGTTGCTATGCCACTCTCACCTTCTCCTTTCCCAGCACCATCTCCGGCTCCAGATCCGCTTGACCCATctgcaccaccacctccaccaccgcccccaccCTGACCATCAGCGTTGGCGTAACCACTGCCACTAGGGGCTGATGCCGAGCCACTCGAACCAACACCATTTCCACCACCAGAGCCGGAACCGGATCCGGATCCGCCTTGAGAACCACCGCCAGCACCGTttccccctcctccaccagctcCCTTGGCAAAGTTATACTTGTTACTGGAATCTCCAGTACTCTCGCCAAATCCcaagccaccacctcctccggccCCATGGCCCCATCCTTTCCCACCCCCACCCGACGAGCTGCCACCGCCTCcgcctccaccgccaccacctccggcACTCGAGGAGCTAGCCAGCATCCTCGAAGCATTGGTGAATCCAATGCTCACGAGGACAACGAAGCCAAGAGCTACAAGCTTAGTGTTAGCAGCCATTGTGTGTGAGCTCGGTGTAGTGTGAGATGAGTTGGGTGTCGAAATAAGAGAGGGCTGCGTGGGTTTATATAGCAGTGGACCGGTGCATGGGTGATGGATGATGAGTGTTGGATGCACGGAGAAGGCGCGCGAGCTTTGGGTTGTGAACTGACTGAGTGACCCCACGACAAATTAACTGTAGCATGCATCACTGACTGCACTGCCACTGCATTCATCGATCATGCAAATCTGTTCATATCTTTCTTTAATCGGTAATTATAATTGGTGAGAATTGGTCAGCTGTAGAAGGGTCAGAAGATACGTACTGACGCTTGGTTGAGATTCCATCTCCTGACAGTCAGAGTACTGTAATTCTTTTCTCTCCACCGCATGAGAGAACGTGAATTGCCTTTACTCGATACGCACGCATAAACTGGAAGCCGTGGATCATAGGGAATCCTTTGACATTGCACTTAATGAATGCCACTTGACCATTATCAATCATGAACACCGCCGATATATAAAGAGAAAAACAAGATTCTTTTTTACAAAAGGAGGCATGGACACGGCCTCTGCATGGAGCGATACATGCAACCTTTTATTCAAGGGAATCGTTTTCATacggtgcgccggccgaaccgacgCGCCGGTCGCTCCCTCACGCGCACGGgctcatgcaacattttttccaaCCGCGCGCTTCGCTGGTCAGTGGATGTAACATTTTTTGTTTAAATTTGTTGCAATCAGCGTCATTTTTGCTGCAATCATTTTTTACTACATTTTGTCccagta
This window encodes:
- the LOC123429632 gene encoding glycine-rich cell wall structural protein-like, which produces MAANTKLVALGFVVLVSIGFTNASRMLASSSSAGGGGGGGGGGGSSSGGGGKGWGHGAGGGGGLGFGESTGDSSNKYNFAKGAGGGGGNGAGGGSQGGSGSGSGSGGGNGVGSSGSASAPSGSGYANADGQGGGGGGGGGADGSSGSGAGDGAGKGEGESGIATAPAVAPSAGGVSYSDAGGAGTGGGGGDGGNGGGNGAGGGQAASDDTSGGNASGSGSGNGGGQGGGVAQGPSMGVGSGSGIGGGQTGSTGSYGQGYATGTGAGTGGGGGGSSNGGSGGGGGSGSGSGSAGYP